The window ATACTTTATACAGTTTGTAGTTCGTATAGTATATAATTTGTACTTCTTTGACtacatatttacattaattttatCACAAGTATTGACCAACTTCTTGTGGATAGTGGGTCTTGTCACATGTGAAAGTCTACGCATGTGCTGTAGAAGTTCTAGTCTGTGTGTATGCAATTGATTGATTGTTGAAGGTGTAGCGAGTTGTTGTTAAagctttagctactcaggacgaagtgtccatgtagcacgggctatggtgagcccgtaattgagtttggttatacatgataacctttttcctgtgatgtgtagtgagtagattatcccaataatatactcgctccaaaggtaagccacccaagaggtgacacgggcatgaatagcccgtaatgtatACAATACATGTCTTTGTGTTATAGGAGCCCCACACACCCTTGCTTGGGTGGCCCTGCAGGGGGCACTACTCATACCATCATCAGCGGCTCCAGAGCCATTTTGTCCTCCAAGATAGCAGCTGCCAGCTGCTGCTGGTGATGGGGAAGGATGTAGCGCCGGTGCTCCACTAATAGGTCGATGTTGGCGTCTGCCTCACACTGTTtgttctctacttcttttgtaacttTGGTATGCGGTTTTGTTTTCTCTGTTAGTGTCTTCTCCGTCTGCGATACTTCCGTCTCCGTGTGCAAGCTGTGCAGGATTAATATGCACGTTACTAAGTTGTTGTAAGCAACTATTAGTTTAAAGCTGTGCATCTAAATTAATCAGTGTTCCATTAACCCAATAATGTATGCGTACCTCAAAGCTACAAGTGCGCTTCTCGGGGCATAAATGTACCCCCAACCTGAGAGCCATAATGACAATTGTTGCTCTTCGCTGCAAAACATAAGACTTACCTGACGACGAACACTCGACGGTAATTCCTGACGAGGTCCTGTTCGAGTAATCTCTTAAGAGCTGCTGTCAAGAGGCTAGTGTGGTGTCTTTTGGCAGGAGGGACCCCATCCATAGCTGTCAGGAGAGTAAACACACAAGATCATTTAGTTTGGCGCGAGAGACGCCCTCACCAGTGGGCACTAGGCAGAGGACGGTATCACTTATGTCGTGGTTTCCGCTGTTGAGGACAAAAAGCGCATTTTACCTGACTTTATCTGAGGGCAACTATCTCCAAAGTGGCCTCAACGGGGACTGGAAGCCGACGGCTTTTCAAAGGTCCTCCCATTGAGGatttgtctatctgtatttttAAACTGAAGTAATGTTAGGTTTATCGAGGTCTTCCCTATGTACCAATGGTTTCGAATTTTTGTTTTACTAGCCCTATTTTGTAATATTCAAAAGACCTGTAAACCCCCCCGCCTCTGCCACACGTCATAATTGAAAAAATCATAATTAAGATACTTGCAAATTCTCGATTACTCAGACATACTAGTACTCTGAATTTAGGTTCAGAGACTCACCAGAAAACATTTATCTACCACGGGTTGAGAACCACTGCCTTGAACCAACGTTTTCCAGAATGCGACCCACTACAGTCAACTAACTCCCAATAACCTATTTATTACTGCCAATGGTCATCAGAAACACAACCCGTTTATgactgaaaaacggtttacacacgactcgcatctgatttcgttcgaacacttctggaacaagtgcttcactgacgaattttgttcgaaccacaacgctgtaaatgcttcacacatatactacaaatacaaataatcgccaacagaacctaaacacctaacctaacctatgcctatatatccacaatatgctaatatattataatattaatttatatttgagaaaattcccgttttgactgAACagaatgtaaaaatttatgaatgcgtctgtggggtcgaccgctggatggaatggacttgagtcgaggacgggttggaactACGAGTCTCACCGTACCAGTACCCAGAACTAACACCCCAAATGCTATTCCTCCTATCTCATTAAGCAGCTACCTTGCTTGACAGATTACTGTCTTTCACTACGCCactactcttccacaataccatacTCTCATTACCTTCCACAATCTCATACTTTCTTTAACATTACTATAATAACTTCACTAATAAAGGAATATGTGCTAGTAGGTTTGCAAGAAGCACTATTTACACTTTTTACAAAAAACTATACATCCTTGTAAATGTTTAGGTACTGGCATATTTGTCCTCATTCGTTCACCTTCGAGACATTCTAGAGTGTACCAACAGTCTCACCTTGGTCAGCTCGGCCCTCCAGCACTGCCTTCATGACGGCGGTGAGCGCTGgggacaccaccaacacaaccctcctGGAGGCGCTGCTGGAGGCGGCGGCGAGGTGCCCCAGCAGACACTGGCACGGGTCGCTTGTCTGCTCCACCTTCCCAACCTTGTCGTATATATCGTACACCTGCGGGCACAACAATCACGCCTAGAGTCAGAAAGAGCCACATTCTCCGGCCAACTACCAGTTAGTTGAGTGTAATTGATACTAGGATACGCTAAGAGTACCTTCTCTCGACTTGGTCTCATTATCAGACGAAAAGTTTTATTTGGGAGAATTAGCCAGAGGCATATGTGTGTACTGTGGTATATTGGCTGTGTAACAGCCCAGCTGAGCACAGAACCTACCTGGCATCCCAGGTGGTGAGTGAGCCAGGTGGCTAGGCGAGCCACCTGCCGGAGGTTTGATGGGTCGTCTTCAGCGTACAGGAGCACTATAGttagccgctgctgctgctgccgctgctgttgctgctgctgctgctggtggtggggcaCCTTGCTCAACTCCGCCTCCTGACGATGGCCACCAGGTATTATCCGGCACCTGAAATAAATGGCCGCCGCCAGACCGCCCTGGACAGCAGCTACGCCCACCACGCCCAGGCCCACCCATCCTGTCAACCACCTATAGAGAAACACGGTATGTTGTGCGTTATAGATTATCAAGTTAATATACTATTACTGTGACATGAATAGCACAGAGCAGCCTATCATCTTTACGTTGTAATTGGGGCATAATGTGTCATTACAAGACGTCAAGAACGCGTAAACATTCTTAAGAATTCCTAATACTCTTTTTACCTTAGCCAAGTATAGTATTAATACATCGAAAACGCACAAGGATTAGTCCCAGCCTCTTAAAAAGTCTAAACACTGCCTGAACAAAAGTTGACGATGAGCACATTCAATATTTCCCTGCTCATACTTTATATTAAGAAAGTTTtagtttaatttatttattatgcaccccatacccatcttgtatacACAACTCAATAAATATTTATGAATAAacacaaaaatattattattattattattttaatattatggaagagtcggtcggccgagcggacagcacactgcacttgtgatcctgtggtccggggttcgatcccgggcgccggcgagaaacaatgggcagagtttctttcaccctatgcctctgttacctagcagtaaaataggtacctgggtgttagtcagctgtcacgggctgcttcctgggggtggaggcctggtcgaagaccgggccgcggggacactaaagccccgaaatcatctcaagataacctcaagataacctcaagataacctcaagataacctcagagcAAATCAATGACTATGAGAGACCACACCTCCCTCAAACCACCTgtatagttatctagatatttgtgagggtctgaaagcatattacggttccagtaatagtctacaaGTAAGCTGGCAAGTTAACTCTTGTTCTATATAGAGATTATtatcaagttataactttattgtacTATAAATCGTTGGTTaaaatataacagttgtatgctgAAAAGgttttctttgaagaatttgACTTGTAAACGGAATTCTTGGGTACACTTAAATAGTTTGTAAATTCCATATGTCACACTGTCGTCAATAATACACCATATTTACATAACCAAACGTAATGAAACATAACCAAAGGTAAtgaaacctaacccaatctaaagtaaccttaacctaacctgaccatGGATAGAGTATAGATGATAGCACTAAATATGTAGTCGTTTTCAATCCATTCCCGTGAGCGGATTTCCTTCTTGAGGACAGGGTTGAAGAGCCTATCCATCAAGATCAATGCCACTAGAGAGAGCTGCCAACACGTATAAATTAAGCTCACACATCCATGCACGTTCAAGTACTGAAGTATTGTTGCCTAGCCTTCGTGCATGTGACAAATACAGatataaatacataaaactatatATTTCAAGATACTCCAGTGAGCATTAAGGCGACCCACCGCAGATACGGACAAAAGACCCACTCGCTCACCCTTTCGGAGACGGCGACGAGGCTGCAGTAGGCGCGGAAGGGTTGAGACAGGTTTTACTCGGGAACTTCCTGATGGAGGACGATAGCTCACAGTTGGGGTCATGACTCACAGGCTGTAGCTGTGGGCAGAAGGCACGTTACTGAGAGGTTGTGAGTGTTGGTGAGAGCAATATATAGAAGACTACGGAAGGCCGATTGGCCCAATACATTCACAATTGGAGGGTCTCGCATTCGATTTAGGAACAGGAAGTTCCTAAACCTAATAAAAGGAGAGGTTACAGTCTGGTTCGTTCTTGACTTACAATCGATaattccgggttcaaatcccAGACGGCACAGAAACAGATGGGCGCGTTTCCTTTCTCCTcatgcccctgtccacctagcagtaaataggtacccaggagttagtatttgttgtggggttgcatccagtAATTCGACCTTAAGGGGGGAGGAGACCtcggtataagcctaacatgtacagtACCTGGCTTCCTGTCTCCCGACACAATCaatgattataattattaaatcTGGAGCTCCAGATTTTGGAGcgtgtttcctttcatctgatgctgCTGTCCGCGAACAGAACAGTGCAGCCCCGCTTCCATTTTACGTACACGAAAGTTTACATTGGTTGTGAACTATATGTCCGGGACCACAGTAAACTGTGTGCAGGACCACGGTAAACTGTGTGCAGGACCACGGTAAACTGTGTGCAGGACCACGGTAAACTGTGTGCAGGACCACAGTAAACTGTGTGCAGGACCACGGTAAACTGTGTGCAGGACCACGGTAAACTGTGTGCAGGACCACGGTAAACTGTGTGCAGGACCACGGTAAACTGTGTGCAGGACCACGGTAAACTGTGTGCAGGACCACGGTAAACTGTGTGCAGGACCACAGTAAACTGTGTGCAGGACCACGGTAAACTGTGTGCAGGACCACGGTAAACTGTGTGCAGGACCACGGTAAACTGTGTGCAGGACCACGGTAAACTGTGTGCAGGACCACGGTAAACTGTGTGCAGGACCACGGTAAACTGTGTGCAGGACCACAGTAAACTGTGTGCAGGACCACGGTAAACTGTGTGCAGGACCACGGTAAACTGTGTGCAGGACCACGGTAAACTGTGTGCAGGACCACAGTAAACTGTGTGCAGGACCACGGTAAACTGTGTGCAGGACCACGGTAAACTGTGTGCAGGACCACGGTAAACTGTGTGCAGGACCACGGTAAACTGTGTGCAGGACCACGGTAAACTGTGTGCAGGACCACGGTAAACTGTGTGCAGGACCACGGTAAACTGTGTGCAGGACCACGGTAAACTGTGTGCATGACCACAGTAAACTGTGTGCAGGACCACGGTAAACTGTGTGCAGGACCACGGTAAACTGTGTGCAGGACCACGGTAAACTGTGTGCAGGACCACGGTAAACTGTGTGCAGGACCACGGTAAACTGTGTGCAGGACCACGGTAAACTGTGTGCAGGACCACAGTAAACTGTGTGCAGGACCACGGTAAACTGAGTGCAGGACCACGGTAAACTGTGTGCAGGACCACGGTAAACTGTGTGCAGGACCACGGTAAACTGTGTGCAGGACCACGGTAAACTGTGTGCAGGACCACGGTAAACTGTGTGCAGGACCACAGTAAACTGTGTGCAGGACCACGGTAAACTGAGTGCAGGACCACGGTAAACTGTGTGCAGGACCACGGTAAACTGTGTGCAGGACCACGGTAAACTGTGTGCAGGACCACGGTAAACTGTGTGCAGGACCACGGTAAACTGTGTGCAGGACCACGGTAAACTGTGTGCAGGACCACGGTAAACTGTGTGCAGGACCACAGTAAACTGTGTGCAGGACCACGGTAAACTGAGTGCAGGACCACGGTAAACTGTGTGCAGGACCACGGTAAACTGTGTGCAGGACCACAGTAAACTGTGTGCAGGACCACGGTAAACTGTGTGCAGGACCACGGTAAACTGTGTGCAGGACCACAGTAAACTGTGTGCAGGACCACGGTAAACTGTGTGCAGGACCACAGTAAACTaactgttggttaggttagataggattTGGTGATGGCCTTTGTAACCCTCCCGGAGATGTTAATAAGccataagcccaacaccaaaccattaCCAGGCAAGCACCAGGGCCTCCGACCTGGAGGACCAGCAGCacttaccagccaccaccagggcctCCGACCTGGAGGACCAGCAGCACTTACCAGCCACCACCATGGCCACTAACCTGGAAGTACCAGCAGCAAACACttatcagccaccaccagggccactgaCCTGGAGGACCAGCAGCAAACACttatcagccaccaccagggccactgaCCTGGAGGACCAGCAGCAAACACttatcagccaccaccagggtcactAACCTGGAAGTACCAGCAGCAAACACttatcagccaccaccagggccactaaCCTGGAAGTACCAGCAGCAAACACttatcagccaccaccagggccactgaCCTGGAAGTACAAGCAGCAAACACttatcagccaccaccagggtcactAACCTGGAAGTACCAGCAGCAAACACttatcagccaccaccagggccactgaCCTGGAAGTACAAGCAGCAAACACttatcagccaccaccagggccactaaCCTGGAAGTACTAGCAGCAAACACttatcagccaccaccagggccactaaCCTGGAAGTACTAGCAGCAAACACttatcagccaccaccagggccactgaCCTGGAAGTACCAGCAGCAAACACttatcagccaccaccagggccactaaCCTGGAAGTACCAGCAGCAAACacttaccagccaccaccagggccactaaCCTGGAAGTACCAGCAGCAAACacttaccagccaccaccagggccactgaCCTGGAAGTACCAGCAGCAAACACCTaacagccaccaccagggccactaaCCTGGAAGTACCAGCAGCAAACACCTaacagccaccaccagggccactaaCCTGGAAGTACCAACAGCAAACACTTACcagccaccacctgggccactaacCTGGAGGTACCAACAGCAAACACTTACcagccaccacctgggccactaacCTGGAAGTAGTAACAGAAGCGACGGGAGAAGGTGTTGTGGTAGAgaagatgggtggcgctgccgacGTTGTGGATAGTTTCTTTAGTACATCTGCCTGTGTTTCCAGCCTCACAGCGGCTGACGTACAGGTCCCACGACCTCACCCGAGGGTCAGACTTTAGTGCCAGCTCAAGACGGGTGGCACTGTACGTTAAGAATTATGTTAaaaatatacatgtacacacagaaatcacaatagcctatgtatcaatgaacaaatccacaaggttcgaaccctcgtcacggcccttgtggatttgttcattgaaatATACATGTTGTTATATGTATGGACAATTATTGGTGTTGTAGATTGATAAATGAAGATTAATTAAGCCCccgcaaaaggtggcacgggcatgaatagcccgtaagtggtagatttttggagtgaatgtgatcgttGGTGTGAATGGTGTTGTTACTGGTTTGATGTTGAGTTTAAGGGCTATCTCATAGAGGCTAAATgtattgaaaatatatatatccgTAAAGAAAAACGGGATATATATACATAACAAATGTAAAAGACAACGGTAAAAACACTCACAGAACAGCtgtaaattaaaataaaacacgCATAACAAATAAACCAAACGGGACAAATACAAAACAGCtctaaaagaaaaacaaaacaagcTAAACagttttatttacaaaaaataaaacaaatacagGAAAACGAAGAGACACGAACACTGCCGTATAAATCAACATTGTAtaccttgcttagctaaatgaattatggggttcagtccctgagcccattaatgtgcctttgtaacccttctcactaccgcccacaagatgggtatggggtgcatgataaatgaattatggggttcggtccctgagcccattaatgtgcctttgtaacctctctcactaccgccc is drawn from Procambarus clarkii isolate CNS0578487 chromosome 90, FALCON_Pclarkii_2.0, whole genome shotgun sequence and contains these coding sequences:
- the LOC123746600 gene encoding uncharacterized protein: MFSTFAALLAATHHLAATHLLAATHLMFAAYAVLGEASPCERNITVETCVRNITVETSVTPTTDAYTYRLHLSPQCLACAANRSWEIEVVGCDDQRVMETYKGKREEGRMCGLKKGCKRLRADGVFSRTFTTGGTHVPLQVSILQFNATRLELALKSDPRVRSWDLYVSRCEAGNTGRCTKETIHNVGSATHLLYHNTFSRRFCYYFQLQPVSHDPNCELSSSIRKFPSKTCLNPSAPTAASSPSPKGWLTGWVGLGVVGVAAVQGGLAAAIYFRCRIIPGGHRQEAELSKVPHHQQQQQQQQRQQQQRLTIVLLYAEDDPSNLRQVARLATWLTHHLGCQVYDIYDKVGKVEQTSDPCQCLLGHLAAASSSASRRVVLVVSPALTAVMKAVLEGRADQAMDGVPPAKRHHTSLLTAALKRLLEQDLVRNYRRVFVVSLHTETEVSQTEKTLTEKTKPHTKVTKEVENKQCEADANIDLLVEHRRYILPHHQQQLAAAILEDKMALEPLMMV